Proteins encoded by one window of Nakamurella alba:
- a CDS encoding DUF433 domain-containing protein: protein MSRLARITTDPTICHGQPVVRGLRYPVRFLLELLAGGMSIDDILEDYPDLERDDILAALEFGALTAGGHVVPLGAA from the coding sequence ATGTCCCGGCTCGCCCGCATCACCACGGACCCGACGATCTGCCATGGGCAGCCGGTGGTCCGTGGCCTGAGGTACCCGGTTCGTTTCCTGCTGGAGTTGCTAGCCGGCGGCATGTCGATCGACGACATTCTCGAGGACTACCCGGACCTGGAAAGGGACGACATCCTCGCCGCACTGGAGTTCGGGGCGCTCACCGCGGGCGGCCATGTGGTTCCCCTCGGGGCCGCGTGA
- a CDS encoding DUF5615 family PIN-like protein, producing MKFLVDAQLPRRLAVHLTELGHDAVHTLELPDQNRTSDDDICSVADAQNRIVVSKDSDFRDTHILDNTPSRLLHVATGNISNTELLALMDAYLEEILQAFDHSNHVELHLTALVVRHR from the coding sequence GTGAAGTTCCTTGTCGATGCCCAATTGCCGCGGCGCCTGGCTGTCCATCTGACGGAACTGGGACATGATGCCGTCCATACGTTGGAGCTTCCCGACCAGAACCGAACCTCGGACGACGACATCTGTTCCGTAGCTGACGCGCAGAACCGGATCGTGGTGTCAAAGGACTCGGACTTCCGTGACACGCACATCCTCGACAACACACCGAGCCGACTTCTCCACGTGGCAACGGGCAACATCTCCAACACCGAGCTGCTGGCCTTGATGGACGCATACCTCGAAGAGATCCTCCAGGCTTTTGATCACAGCAATCATGTGGAACTGCACCTGACAGCACTGGTCGTTCGCCACCGCTGA
- a CDS encoding oxygenase MpaB family protein produces MDAGTDDAGEAGAAAMFAPDSVTRLIHEDPVFAVAGLRALLLQALHPRAMAAVAAHGGFEADPWGRLTRTTEFVATMTWGTVDEAGRAAARVRGIHRKLRGTDPFTGEEYRLDQPDLLLWVHCCEVGSFVDLARRVGLVDRDGAAAYLQEQVRPAVMVGVREADVPRDLRQLDEYFRTVRPQLALLPEAAAGARALAVPPMPGWVQWLTPARVAWGGLTGLALSTLPRWARRMYRLPGLPTTDLVATTTVRTLRTVALTVPASVREGPALRAAREREAA; encoded by the coding sequence GTGGATGCGGGGACGGACGACGCCGGCGAAGCGGGAGCTGCCGCGATGTTCGCGCCGGACAGCGTGACCCGGCTGATCCACGAGGACCCGGTCTTCGCCGTTGCCGGACTGCGTGCCCTGCTGCTGCAGGCGTTGCACCCGCGGGCGATGGCCGCGGTGGCGGCGCACGGCGGGTTCGAGGCCGATCCCTGGGGGCGGCTGACCCGGACCACCGAGTTCGTCGCCACCATGACCTGGGGCACCGTCGACGAGGCCGGGCGGGCCGCCGCCCGGGTGCGCGGTATCCACCGCAAGCTGCGCGGCACCGACCCGTTCACCGGCGAGGAGTACCGGCTGGACCAGCCCGACCTGCTGCTCTGGGTGCACTGCTGCGAGGTCGGTTCCTTCGTGGACCTGGCCCGCCGGGTGGGTCTGGTGGACCGCGACGGTGCCGCTGCGTACCTGCAGGAGCAGGTGCGGCCGGCGGTGATGGTGGGTGTCCGGGAGGCCGACGTCCCTCGTGATCTCCGGCAGCTGGACGAGTACTTCCGCACCGTGCGCCCGCAGCTCGCGCTGCTGCCCGAGGCCGCTGCCGGTGCCCGGGCGCTCGCCGTCCCGCCGATGCCCGGCTGGGTGCAGTGGCTGACCCCGGCCCGCGTCGCCTGGGGTGGGCTGACCGGGCTCGCCCTCTCGACGCTCCCGCGCTGGGCCCGCCGGATGTACCGGCTGCCGGGCCTGCCCACCACCGACCTCGTCGCGACCACCACCGTCCGCACCCTCCGGACCGTCGCCCTCACCGTGCCCGCCTCGGTCCGCGAGGGCCCGGCCCTGCGCGCAGCACGGGAGCGCGAGGCGGCCTGA
- a CDS encoding NAD-dependent malic enzyme: protein MPSTSPGYAITIRAEAPSTFGATANLAAAVGAAGGALTALDVVESRPQHIVVDISCDAVDAAHGERISAAIEELDGVSVRKVSDRTFLLHLGGKLEVVPKVPLRHRDDLSRAYTPGVARVCLAIAENPADARRLTIKRNTVAVVTDGSAVLGLGNIGPAAALPVMEGKAALFKQFAGVDAWPVVLDTQDVDQIVEIVRCLAPGYGGVNLEDIAAPRCFEVERRLRAMLDIPVFHDDQHGTAIVVLAALTNALRVVGKQPADVKVVISGVGAAGHAIIQLLHRQGYTDIVGCDRHGAVRPDNPNLDEFRRWIADNTNPRRAQGTLAEMVAGADVFIGVSAPNLLTGDDIATMAPDAIVFALSNPDPEVDPFAAAQHAAIVATGRSDYPNQINNVLAFPGFFRGMLDAGAHEITDDCLLAAATAIADCVAADELNANYIVPSVFDPAVAPAVAAAVKTAAQAAAAQPRG from the coding sequence ATGCCCTCCACCAGCCCGGGATACGCCATCACCATCCGAGCGGAGGCGCCGTCCACCTTCGGGGCCACCGCGAACCTGGCCGCCGCGGTCGGTGCTGCGGGCGGTGCGTTGACCGCGCTGGACGTGGTGGAGTCCCGGCCGCAGCACATCGTGGTCGACATCAGCTGCGACGCCGTCGACGCGGCGCACGGGGAGCGGATCTCCGCAGCGATCGAGGAACTGGACGGGGTGTCGGTCCGCAAGGTGTCCGACCGGACCTTCCTGCTGCACCTGGGCGGCAAGCTCGAGGTGGTGCCGAAGGTGCCGCTGCGGCACCGCGACGACCTGTCCCGCGCCTACACGCCGGGTGTGGCGCGGGTGTGCCTGGCGATCGCCGAGAACCCTGCCGATGCGCGCCGCCTGACGATCAAGCGGAACACGGTCGCGGTGGTCACCGACGGGTCGGCGGTGCTCGGCCTGGGCAACATCGGCCCGGCCGCGGCGCTGCCGGTGATGGAGGGCAAGGCGGCGCTGTTCAAGCAGTTCGCCGGGGTCGACGCCTGGCCGGTGGTGCTGGATACCCAGGACGTGGACCAGATCGTGGAGATCGTGCGCTGCCTGGCGCCCGGCTACGGCGGGGTGAACCTGGAGGACATCGCGGCGCCGCGGTGCTTCGAGGTGGAGCGGCGGCTGCGGGCGATGCTGGACATCCCGGTGTTCCACGACGACCAGCACGGCACGGCGATCGTGGTGCTGGCGGCGCTGACCAACGCGCTGCGCGTGGTCGGCAAGCAGCCGGCGGACGTGAAGGTGGTGATCAGCGGGGTCGGTGCGGCCGGCCACGCGATCATCCAGCTGCTGCACCGGCAGGGGTACACCGACATCGTCGGCTGCGACCGGCACGGTGCTGTGCGGCCGGACAACCCGAACCTGGACGAGTTCCGCCGGTGGATCGCCGACAACACCAACCCGCGGCGGGCGCAGGGCACGCTGGCCGAGATGGTCGCCGGCGCCGACGTGTTCATCGGGGTGTCCGCGCCGAACCTGCTGACCGGTGACGACATCGCCACCATGGCGCCGGACGCCATCGTGTTCGCGCTGTCCAACCCGGACCCGGAGGTGGACCCGTTCGCGGCCGCGCAGCACGCGGCGATCGTCGCCACCGGGCGCAGCGACTACCCGAACCAGATCAACAACGTGCTGGCCTTTCCCGGCTTCTTCCGCGGCATGCTCGACGCCGGGGCACACGAGATCACCGACGACTGCCTGCTGGCCGCGGCCACCGCGATCGCCGACTGCGTGGCCGCCGACGAGCTCAACGCGAACTACATCGTGCCGTCGGTGTTCGACCCGGCCGTCGCCCCAGCGGTGGCGGCCGCCGTGAAGACCGCCGCCCAGGCTGCGGCAGCGCAGCCCCGGGGCTGA
- a CDS encoding SigE family RNA polymerase sigma factor, giving the protein MSNSESAFEMLFRAEYAGTVRLATLLGADDPENLAQEAFVRLHDRWDKLSDPAAAGGYLRATVTNLARSRHRHLKVVRRWSRPQPEPVHDAELIALQRADHRAIIAALQQLSDRHREALVLRYWLDLSEKDIAAAMGVAQGTVKSHVSRGLSALRTILDTTSGGPS; this is encoded by the coding sequence GTGAGCAACTCGGAGTCCGCGTTCGAGATGTTGTTCCGTGCCGAGTACGCCGGGACGGTCCGGCTGGCCACCCTGCTCGGCGCCGACGATCCGGAGAACCTCGCCCAGGAGGCGTTCGTCCGGCTGCACGACCGCTGGGACAAGCTGTCCGACCCGGCAGCCGCCGGTGGCTACCTGCGCGCCACGGTCACCAATCTGGCGCGGTCCCGGCACCGCCACCTCAAGGTGGTCCGCCGGTGGTCGCGGCCGCAACCGGAACCGGTGCACGACGCCGAGCTCATCGCCCTGCAACGGGCCGATCACCGGGCCATCATCGCTGCGCTGCAGCAGCTCTCGGACAGACACCGGGAGGCCCTGGTACTCCGCTACTGGCTGGACCTGTCCGAGAAGGACATCGCCGCCGCCATGGGTGTCGCCCAGGGCACCGTCAAATCCCATGTCTCGCGCGGCCTCTCGGCCCTGCGCACCATTCTCGACACGACTTCCGGAGGACCCTCATGA
- a CDS encoding SDR family NAD(P)-dependent oxidoreductase — MTQTSPDAPVAVVTGASSGIGAATARTLAAAGYRVVLAARRADRIEALAAEIGGVAHVLDVTDRAAVDSFAAGLDRVDVLINNAGGALGADPVATGNPDDWQAMYDVNVMGTLHVTQALLPKLIESGAGTLVFVSSTAGFTAYEGGGGYVAAKHGTHVIASTLRLELFDKPVRVIEIAPGMVRTDEFSVNRFGGDEAKAAAIYQGVDEPLTADDVADTIGWAVTRPAHVNVDLLVLRPRAQAAQHKVYRTS; from the coding sequence ATGACGCAGACCAGCCCTGATGCACCCGTCGCCGTGGTGACCGGAGCGAGCAGCGGGATCGGCGCCGCCACCGCCCGGACGCTGGCCGCCGCCGGGTACCGGGTGGTGCTGGCCGCCCGCCGGGCCGACCGGATCGAGGCGCTCGCTGCGGAGATCGGCGGCGTGGCGCATGTCCTGGACGTCACCGACCGGGCTGCGGTGGACTCGTTCGCCGCCGGGCTGGACCGGGTCGACGTGCTGATCAACAATGCCGGTGGGGCGCTGGGCGCGGACCCGGTCGCAACCGGCAATCCCGACGACTGGCAGGCGATGTACGACGTCAACGTCATGGGCACCCTGCACGTCACCCAGGCGCTTCTCCCGAAGCTGATCGAGAGCGGCGCCGGGACATTGGTGTTCGTCTCGTCCACCGCCGGGTTCACCGCCTACGAGGGCGGTGGCGGGTACGTCGCCGCGAAGCACGGCACGCATGTCATCGCCTCCACCCTGCGGCTGGAGCTGTTCGACAAGCCGGTGCGGGTCATCGAGATCGCACCGGGAATGGTTCGTACCGACGAGTTCTCGGTGAACCGGTTCGGCGGCGACGAGGCGAAGGCCGCTGCGATCTACCAGGGCGTGGACGAACCGCTGACCGCCGACGACGTCGCGGACACCATCGGCTGGGCGGTCACCAGGCCGGCCCATGTCAACGTCGACCTGCTCGTGCTGCGGCCACGGGCACAGGCGGCCCAGCACAAGGTGTACCGGACATCCTGA